The sequence GTAATTTGCTATAGGTCTCGCCCATTTTGGAAGAACACTTTCTGGAACAACTATACCAGCTAAAAATAGTAACGGCATTGATATAAAATTCACCACAGCTGTTGTAGATTTTATGCTCCTAGTCCCCATTGCTATCGCTAAACCAAGGCTCATAGAGAAAAGGGACGCGATGAATATTATGATCCAGCCAAGAGCACTCGGCACTATAGTTTCGCCAAACACAAATTTAGCATAGGCCAGTCCCACAATTATGCTGATCATTATAACTAAAAATGTGGAGAGCATCTTTCCCATCAGAAAGTCCCATGCGGTAGCAGGTGAAGCGGCTATTCTTCTGAGTGTGCCCTTCTCAATTTCTTCCAATGTGCCGGCTCCTACGGTAAGCATTGTAGCAAATAGGAATTGAATCCCTATAAAACTCGTTACATAGAATTGTATCGGCGTCGCTGTTTTGCCTTCTACCTCTTTCTCTTCTATCACAATAGGCTCAGCACTCGCGAGCATGTACTCCCTAATCATCTCTGTGGTGAGATTATACTCTGCGATAAGCCCTTTTGGAAGATAGGACTCCATATATTCGAGTTGCATCTCAAGGTTTCTGCGCTTCATCTCTTTTTCCATCTCTCCAAAAAAGCCTTTAACAACACCGCTTACTATTTGATAGTCTTGGGGATCACTCTTATCAAAGTAGAGGTAAACTCTCGCCTGCCTTCCACTCGTGAGGTTTGTCCCAAACCCTTTGGGAAAAATTACAACGGCATCTATTTTTCCGCTTTTGAGGGCTTCAACAGCACTGTTTTCGTCTTCAAACTCGAGTACGTTGAAGAGGTTTGTCTCCTCAAGTGTTACGTTTCTCATTATCTCAATTATATCATAAGCTGTAAATGGAGCACTTTCGTTTGTGTAAACAACTCCAACATCCACAGTAATCGGTGGGCTTTCACCGCCCCACATTGTTCCAAATAGGGTAATCCACATGAGCGGAAATATGAATATCCAAAAGAGGGCCATCTTTTCTCTGCGGAGCTCTTTTAAATCCTTTAGGATTATGCCCTTAATGACCCTAAACTTCATCCAACGCCCTCCCTGTTAGTTTTAAAAAGACATCTTCCAGAGTCGGCTCCTCCACCTTAATGGCCTTTATCTCACTTCCAGCAGAGATTAAAAGCTCAACAATCTTCGGTAAAGCTTCCTTTGAATTCCTCACATGAATTCGAAGAGTCCCACTTTTCTCAATAAGCCTTGGGAATACCTCTCTAATCCCTTCGACTCCTTTTAGAATACCCTCTACCTGAATAATGCTTTCCTCTCCTATTAGGGCTTTCAGTTCATCCGCTGTACCGACAGCCACGACTCTTCCTTCGTTCATTATCGCTATCCTATCAGCTAGTGCCTCGGCCTCCTCCATATAATGTGTGGCAAGGAGTATTGTTTTGCCCTCGGCCTTAAAGCCTTTTATAAGATCCCAGAGCTGTCTTCTTGACGGAACATCTAGACCTGTTGAAGGCTCATCCAAAATCAGGATTTTGGGCTCATATAAAAGTGAGATAGCTAAGTTTAAGCGCCGCTTAAATCCTCCACTCAACTCCTTAGCTTTCTTTTTGGCTGGTAGATCAAAACGTTCAATGAGTTCTTTGATCCTTTCTTTAGGTGCATCATAGAGATCTGCATAGAAAGCAAGGTTTTCCTCAACGGTCAGCAGATCATAAGAAATACTTTCCTGAGGAACATAACCTATTAAACGCGCTGTTTTCTTACTTAACTTCTCTCCAAATACCCCAATCTCCCCACTGTCAAACTTCAGCCCTTCTGTCAAAATCCTTATGAGTGTTGTTTTACCAGCACCATTGGGCCCAAGAAGGGCAAATATTTCACCTTCCTCAATTTCTAAGTTTATCCCTTTCAACGCTAAAAAATTTCCGTAACTTTTCATTAGATTTTTGATTTTAATAGCCGACATCAATGCACCCAATACTCCAACAACTAATAGATATTTAAAGATTATCTTTTATCTTTTAAGAAATAGAAAGTACTTGTTATTGACGTTTTGACTCATATTCCTTAATATTCTGCAAAAGCCCACAAGGGGATTCTACTGGTGTGAAATAAACGAAAATATTATTACTACCGATCGTTAAATTATATGTTAGGTGCGCTTCCATGAAGATAGTTATTTATGATGGTGCTAATACTATTGGGGGTTCCAAGATCCATGTTGAAGAAGGCGATAACGGCCTCTTTCTTGATTTCGGGATGAATTTTGCAAAGTATTCCCTATACTACGAAGAATTCATAAGTGAACGAACTGCAAGAGGAATTTACGACCTCTGGCATCTCAACCTAATACCAAAACTTAACATTTATCGAAGGGATTTAATTCCCAGAGACCTTATAAATGAAGTTCCCCGATATCCAAAAGTCCCAACCAGTGCAGTCCTCATAAGCCATGCTCATCTGGATCACGTGGGGAATGTTGCTCTTCTTGACGAGAGCATTCCCATAGTTGGCTCCCCAACAACAATCGCAATTCTCAAAGCATTAAATGACACTTCCAGTGGAGGCAGTCACTTTGGAATGGAGATTCCCTATTACAAAGTAAAAAAGAACAAGGATTCGGAGGGATATATCCTCGAAGCAGATAGAAATTCCCATTACCCCTCAAGAAAAGTTATCCTCTCTGAGGATATATCTTCTTTTCATGACTTCCTCTTTTACAGACCCGGGCAAGAGTCATCCAGAGCCAAGAAAATCATTCCAAATGACGTGAAAACTCTTGATGAGGAAGATTTGGGCTTTGAGATTAAAGCTTTCACTGTGGATCACTCAATTTATGGTGCCACAGCATACATAATTGAAGGAGACATCAGTTTAGCCTACACTGGTGATTTTAGACTTCACGGAAAAAATGGCAACAAAACAAGGAAATTCATCAAGGAGGCAAAAAATGCAAGCGTCTTAATTACTGAAGGAACAAGGGTTGGGAGAGAAGAGCATGAGAACGTTTCCGAGCAAGAAGTTTATAAAAACGCCCTGAAAATTGTTGAAGAGGCCAAAGGTTTTGTAATAGCAGACTTTTCGGCGAGGAATTTTGAGAGACTTGAAAGCTTTAAAGAAATTGCAGAGAAAACGGGGAGAGAGTTAATAGTCACAGCGAAAGATGCTTACTTTTTACACGCTCTAATAGTCACAGCGAAAGATGCTTAGAGTTCTTTTTACACGCTCTGAAAATGGTTGACGGTGTTGATCGACTTAAAGGCTTGAGGATCTATGGGAACTTCAAAGCCAGTCAGCAAAAATGGGAAGAGCTTGTAGTCTGGAGCAACTATGCCGAGTATTACGTTTCTCCCTTTGAGATTAGGGAGAATCAAGAAAACTACATCCTCTGCTTCTCGTTCTATGACATGCCCCATCTGCTTGACATAATGCCCGATGGCGGGACTTACATCTACTCTTCAAGTGAGGCCTTTGGAGAGGAGCAGGAGTTCAGCTTTTTAAGACTCTGGAACTGGCTGCAATATTTTGGCTTTGAAGTCCATGGATTCAGAATAGATGGATATGGAAAACCAATCTTTGAGAAAGGTTTGCATGCCTCGGGACATGTTTCAAAAGAAGAATTGAGAAAAGTCATTGATGATATTGATCCAGATTATATTATTCCAGTCCATACTGAGAATCCAATGTGGTTTAAGAATAAGTGGGATGAAAAGACTGTTGTTTTGAGAAATGGAAAAAGCTGGGAGGTTTAAAGGATGGGGAAACCTCCAGAACGGGATGTATCTCGGATTATTGAATACATCCGTGATTGTGTAGAACATCCAGAAAACCATCCAGAGCATTGGGAAGATTGGCTTAGGGCCGGACGAAGAAGGTTTCTCCTTTTGAATATCATCTACTACATCCAGCACGTTCAGGGGAAAGAGGAAGGAGTTACCAAAGAAGACCTTGAGAGATTCATGAGAGAGCTATACTATGTTAACAGAGAGATGTTTTCAAACATAATAAAGCCCTGGAAGTCTTTGGATGATACTCTAAAGGAGCTTTTGGAGCAGAGATTGATTGTTCAGGTTTCAGAAGGAGCGTATCTAGTGAATAAAGAGAGGATACGGGATGAGAAGGATTTGATTTATTGGGGAGGGATAAAAGGAACATTAGATAAGGTTAGTATGGAAATTTCGAAACTTTAATGTTTTTTAATTTTCCAAAATACTTATTAATTTTAGAACTTAGTAACTCTTTGGTGTGGTTTAGTGAGTATTATGTGCATTGAGAAGGGGAGTGAAGATGAGAGAAAACTAGACCTTCCCTTCCGAATAGGGAGTATTGGAAGTAATTATTGGGCTTTTCTACGGACTAATGAAAATCAAGAACATGAAATAATACTCTTCGAATGGAAGAAGTACGAGATAGAAGCCAGTGAGGCTAAAGTCACTATCCCAGACCTAGAAGATATTAAAGAGAGCAAAATTCATGAAAACACTTTTACATTCACGTTCAAAAACTACATTGGAAGGTCAAAGCTCATTATTGAAGACTCTAATAGAAAGAAACAAGAATTTCCAATTATTGTGCTCTCCGAGAAATTTGGAAAGATCACCATTGAAACCCGGGAAGTTATAGATCTCAAGAAAATAACAGACATCAAAGGGAGGAAAGAAGCCATAGGAAAACTAATTGAAAGGTTTAACAAACTAACTCAGAAGCTTACTGACGACATAACAAGAATTTCCTCTTCACTTAACTTCTCAATAAGATCCCCTACAGCATTTACTGTTTACGAAAGTGATCAACCAATGAACGAGCTTTTCGCTTACCATTACCTCCGCTCAAATAAAGAACGCATTATAGAAGCATTTGAGACTGTAATAAGACGAATTAAGAGAAACCTAATTATTAATGAGGAACTACTCGAATTCTATGAAGTAGACGATATAAGTCCCGAAACCCTTGTGTCACTCACCCAACATCCCGAATATATTATACCTACTGGAGAAGATATTCCCGTGGCGAAATATTTAGATGGTTATGTTCCTACCAAAGTTTTTGGCTTTAGAAAGTACGAGAGTTTCGACACTCCCGAAAATCGTTTTGTTAAGCACTTCTTGAAACTCCTTATTGAATGGGCCGAAAAAGTAATCAATACATTTAAAGGAAAAGTGACTGTTGAACCTATTAGTGAAGTCCTTGGTGAGCTTGAGTTCATAATGAGCGATGGAATATGGGATGAAATCGGTGAGATGACACTTTTCCCATACACTTCACAGACTCTTCTCAAAGGAGATGGCTATAAGGAGCTTTTGGAACTATATCGCGAATTTACTTCGTACGTGCCGTTCTTTGATGACCTTCAGAGGGTAATAGACAACAAGGACATTGCTAAGCTCTATGAGTACTGGACCTTCTTTAGGCTCGTGGAGGAGCTTGGGAAAATATTCGGTAAAAAAGAACTCAAGATAACTATTGAACCCACAGGAGAACTATTGGAAAAGGAAGGAAAAGTTTATGCCAAGTTCGACAATGGTTGGCGTCTGTACTACAACAAAAGGCTCACATTAAGAAAATGGAGCTACTCTGTAACGCTGAGGCCAGATTTCTCACTCTTTAACGATGATCCATCAAAGAAAAGTACAAAACTAATCGGAGTTTTTGATGCAAAGTTCAAGCTTGATATTGTAGATACAGAACAAGAGAGAAAAGATTTTGATATTGAGAGTGAAGAAGCAGAAAAAAGCGAAAACCACACAGCTCGGGCAAAGACGGGGGATATTTACAAAATGCACACCTACAGAGACGCTTTGGGATGCAGGTTTGCAGTGGTAGTTTATCCGGGGGAAGGGAGTATATTTTTTGATGTGAAGAATGGTAAAATCACAAAGCCTTCATTGGATGAAATATTGATAGGATATGTTGAAGGAGTTGGATATCTGAGTTTCAAGCCTGAACGAAGGTGATGGGTGATGTCTAGGAGGATTGATGAAATATTATCTGTGCTTGAGGAAATTAAGAACATATACTCTCCAGAAAGAGACTTGAAAGAGATAAGATTAGAAGCTACTAAGAACGTCGCAAGGAGAGAGGGAGTAGAAATAGAAACTGTGGTTGATAAGTATACTAGACAACTTAATTTAGACACTTCTGGGTTTGACAAACTATTAACAGAATGGATAGTCAACAATAACCCCATACCTTTAATGCAAAGGTTACTAAAATATGCTGTTGATGAAGAAGATAGAAAAGGAATTCGTGAATTCTTTGGAAACTCTGAAAAGCAGGTAAAAAGAAGAGATGTAATTGGGATAGTTGCAAATATTGCTTGGGCCCATAATAGATGGAGAGAGTTTGATGGGCTGGATGATAAGATAAGAGAGAAGTATGGATTTGAGTATGTTAAGCAGACAGGATTTGCTCATGAATGGTGGAATTTCTATGAAGACTTTGACTCAGAATACTACTATGGTCATATTGAAAGCAGAGGAAAGCTCAGCAAGTTTAATAGTGGGGGTTTGATCCTTTTTATTTCTCGGAATGTAGATGATAACAACTTTTATTTTGTGGGCTTTTATGGAGATGCGGAATACTCAGAAAGTGGTTTTAGAACCGGTAAGACACTTAGAGATCTTCTACCAGGTGACTTTAAAGAGACCTTAAAAAACTCAATAGAAACTGGGAAAATCTCTGGAAAACATGCAGATTATCTCAGAACAATATTATTTGAAAGTCCTGAAGAAGTAACAAGAAAATTCAGGGCAAGAAAAGCACACTCAGCAGTGTTCCTTGAGGAAGGGTATGTTCAAATTTCTTCTGCGGATTTAGGAATCAAAAAATTTGGTCAAAATAAGGTGATATATATTGGAGAAAACGAAAGTATTAAGCCAGAAAAGATATTTAACCTTCTTTTAAAGGCCAAACATAGACATGAAGACGTTCTACGAACTTTAAAGCATGATGATGTGAAAAGAGAGGAAGTACAGAGTATTATTGGGAAAATAGATTGGGTTTTAAAGACATGTTTCAGGGGAGGTTATTTTATGAATGTTGATGCTCTAAAACGAATTTTAAAGGAACAAAAAGAAGGACATAGTAAAGAATGGGCAGAAATTAGAGATAAAACACTTAAGATACTTCAAGAGATGGGAAATATCCTTCTAAAAGAAGAACTTAAGGAAGAAGACATTAGCAAGTTCAAGAAGCTCAGAGATAGGCTACCTAAACCTCCATGGTACCAAGTTGAGATTGAAAATATCGGGATCAAGAAATATTTTACAAATATTAGAGGCATTCTGCAAATAGTTGCTACAGTGAATTCAAGCAATTTTGAAAATAAATTGAATGAATTTGAAAAACTGTTAATAAATACCACGAATAAGATGTCTGGTATAAATATCGGAGTATTAAGTGTGTGGATGGCTTTAGTAAATCCAAAATTCTTCATGCCAACAAACAATACAACACTACCAGAGAACTTGAGGAAAAGAGTAAGCATGGAGAGATTCTGGGGAAGTGACTCTGACCCTCGAAAATTTGTAGAATTCATTAAAGTTGTCAACGAGATCAGAGAGGAACTTGGTATACATAGTATGGCAGAAGTAGCCTATTATCTAAGTAAATATAAACAAGAAAATGATAAGGTGAGTCTAAACAACTACTTCGCCTCCAAAGGCTACTACTTTCCAGAGCACATTATTGCTCAATTTTACACCGCCCTAAAAACTAAGGGCTTCGTCATTCTCTCCGGCCTCACAGGAACGGGCAAAACAAAGATAGTGCAAGAGTTAGCAGAGCTTCTTGATAATTCAAAGGAAAACCTCTTATTTATCCCAGTTCGTCCAGATTGGCGCGATTCAAAGGCCTTACTTGGTTACTATAATCCTCTGAATGGAGAATATCAAAAGACCGATCTCCTTGAGTTCATCCTAAAAGCAAAAAAAGATTACGAGCAGAATAAAGAGAATGCCATGCCTTATTTTATCCTTCTAGACGAGATGAATCTTGCTCACGTAGAATACTACTTCGCCGAGTTCTTAAGTGTTCTGGAGAGTGGATGGGAAGACGATAGAGACGATAAATGGATCACTCGGAAAGGGGTACCTATTCATAATAACACCTGGTTGCATGCCCTGCAAGGAATCCCTCAAGAGATCAATCTTCCTCCCAACCTCTACATCATCGGTACAGTCAATATGGATGAGACAACATATTCCTTCAGCCCGAAGGTTCTTGATAGAGCTTTTACTATAGAATTTCATGACGTTAAATTAGATGAATACTCAAAGACATTTGAAAAAACGAACGATGAGAAAGAGGGTTATTCAGCACTTCGTAACAGAATTTTGGAAGATTTAAGGAAAAATGGTAAATTTTTGGCTGTTTTAAAGAAAGAAGACATTAAACCGGCCCTCAACGAGTTGAAGGATAAGCACAATAAATACTGGCAAATACTCCAGCAACTCAACGAAGCCCTTGAACCTTATGACTTAAACTTCGGCTACCGTGTCGTTGATGAGATAGCACTATTTTTCATTAATGCCAAGGAAAGCTGGAAAAAAGACATAATACACTTTGAAAACGAAGATGAAATCTTCGACCTTGCACTACTTATGAAAATCCTTCCAAAGTTTCATGGCAATAGGAAAAAGCTTGAGAAGCCTTTGAAAGAAATTCTAAAGCTTTGCATAAAGGAAAATGAACAGATAACCGTGAAGCTCAAGACAGATGAAAAGATCAGATTACCAGACGATATTGATAAGCTCAATAGTGATGTAATTGTGGTTATGCTTGGCAACTGGAAAAAGGAGGAATATGAAAAGTACTTCCGCTTTAAACATACAGCCAAGAAAGTCCTTCGCATGCTCAGACAGCTCTATGAGATTGGCTTTGCAAGCTTTAGTTGATTTTCTAATTATTTACCACGCTAAATCCCCCACCACTCACTCTGTATCTCCCTAACCTCTTCAACAACCTTAATTGTTCCATATTTTGGAGAAATCTTCTCAAGTTCCGGCTCCCCTTCGAGATAACCTTCAATAAAAGCAGGGAGACCTTTTCTTAAGCCCACACTGTATCCCCCTTCAAGAATAAGGGCCAAACTAAACCTTGAAAGCGAAGCCCCAGCAAAGTGATAAAATCTCTCACTCAGCTCCATCGTAGCTAAGCCATCCCCTTTAAAGGCATCAAAGCCCGCTGAGACCACAATGGCCCGTGGCCCGATATCCTCTAAAATAGGAAGAACTATTTCCTGCCAAACAAAGATGTAATCATCATCTTTTGAATAGTGCGGCATTGGGAGGTTTATTTTACTTCCCTCCGCACCCTTCCCGCCAATTTCATATATATCACCACTCCCTGGATAGATCCCACTTTCATGGAGATCTATATGAACAATATCCTCCTCATCCCAAAATATATCCTGCGTACCATTGCCATGATGAACATCAAAATCTATTATAACAACCTTTCCAGCTTTTTCTTTCAGCATTAATGCCGCTCCTGCAGCGTTATTAAATATGCAAAAACCAAGGGTAGGTGCACCAAGGGCCCTTCCCTTTTTCCCTGCATGATGTCCTGGAGGCCTAACCAAAGCCAAATAAACGTCCTTCTTTTTGAGTGCGAGCTTTGCCACTTGCATAGATGCCCCAAAAGCTGTGAGGGCTGCTTCCCATGTGTGCGGAGAAACGTATGTATCCGGGTCAACAAAAGAGAATCCACTCTCAGAAAGAGCCTGTATCTTTTTAACGTATTCATTTGAGTGAACTTTTAAAATATCGTTTATTCCTGCCATAGGAGGTTGCTCAACATTAATCCAGAGACCACGTTCTTTAAGTCCTTCAATTGTAAGTTCAAGCCTTTTTGGGTTTTCAGGATGATATCCTTCTGGTTTATGATCTTTAAAGACCTCGGAATAAAAAATTCTCATATTCCCTCCCTTAGAAAAGTGGAAAAAAGATTAGAATTCCTCTTCTTCAATAAGCCCATATTTATCAAGCTCGTGAAGAAGCTTTCTAACAGCCTCCCATGCATCATGTTCACTTTTTGCACCACTACAAACGATCTTTCCAGAGCTAAAGAGTAGTATAACTGCTTTAGGATCCTTAACACGATAGATGACGCCCGGGAACTGTTCGGGCTCATATTCACAGTTGGGTAACACAAGAGCAACAGCATCGAGATTAAACTCCATCTTAAGATCGCCACTAAACACCATATTTTGAATATCTATTTCAGGAGCTCTGCTGAATTTAGTCCCAATCTTTGAAAGCATTTCAACGAGCTTTGAAACCGCTGCTTGGATATCATCAACACTCTTTGCTCCTGTTACGACAAGTTTTCCAGAACTAAATACTAGAAGAGCAACCTTTGGCTCATCAAAGCGGCATATTATCCCTGGGAACTCCTCTGGATTATACTTTGAATGGGGACATATCTCTATAACTTTCTCAAGGTCTAGTGAAGCAAAAAGATCCACTGAAGCGACGATATTCTCTATTCTAAGCTCCACATTGCTCATGTCAACCAAGTTTTGCACCTCCTTAAGCTGGGTTTAAAAACCCTTTTATAAATAACTCCACCGGGGTTTTTAAAGTTTAGCTGACAAAAATTAAAAGAAATTCAAGTACCTCATTAAGACTTCTATCTTAACGCTCTCAAAAAACTTTAAGTAGTTTGACTCAGGTTATTTTTTAGGTGAAAACCATGCTAGTAGAGATGCTCAGAGAAATAACTCAAATACCGGGTATATCGGGATATGAAGATGGAGTAAGGACAAAGTTGATTGAATGGATAGAACCATACGCCAATTACAAAGTAGACACAATAGGAAACCTTATCGTAGAGCTTGGAGAGGGTGAAGAGAAAGCCATTTTCATGGCACATATGGATGAGATCGGGCTCTTAATCACAAGTATAACAAAAAATGGAAAGCTTAAGTTTAGAAAAATTGGCGGAATAGATGACAGACTTTTATTAGGTAGACACGTAGAGCTTATAACCGAAAAAGGAAAACTTGACGGAGTGATAGGGGTTACTCCAGTTCATTTGAACTTAGAGAGAAAGTTTGAAACTCTCCCATGGCATGCTTTAGAAATAGACATTGGAGCAGAATCAAAAGAAGAAGCTGAGAGAATGGGAGTTAAAGTACTTGATTTCGCTGTTTTTAAGAAGCACTTTAGCGTCTTGAACAAGAAATACGTGGTGACAAGATCATTGGATGATAGATTTGGGGTCATTGCCCTTGTAGAGGCAATAAAAAATTTAGTCGATCATGATTTAGATGGTAAGTACATCTTCGCATTCACAGTTCAGGAAGAAATTGGTCTTAAAGGTGCAAAATTCTTGGCAAATACCTACTCCCCCAAGTATGCTATAGCCGTGGATTCCTTTGCATGCTGCTCATTCCTAACCGGAGATGTAAAATTAGGGAAAGGAGCAGTTATAAGAGCCGTTGACAATTCAGCCGTATACACTCCTTCTTTAGCAAGAAAGGCTCTTGAGATAGCACAGAGAAACAACATTCCTATACAGATTGGTGTTACTGGAGGAGGAACCGATGCATCAGTATTCGAAACTAAAAGCCAGACATTAGCCCTAAGCGTCCCTATAAGATACCTTCATAGTGAGACGGAAATGTTACACATAAGAGATTTAGAGGCCCTGATAAAACTGATCGAGGCATTAGCGTTTGAGCTTGAGTGATGGAGGTGATTCCTTGCTTAAATCTTTAGGATACTTTGGAGTCGGCATATTCATAGGAATATTGGCTGCTTTATTTGGTCTAGGAGGAGGATTTCTAATAGTGCCAACCCTAAACCTTTTGGGAGTCGAAATCCACCATGCAGTTGGAACATCCTCAGCTGCTGTCGTCTTCACTTCTCTAAGCTCTGCTATAGCATATTCCCGACAAAAAAGGATACACTACAAAGTCGGCCTACTTTTAGCCAGTACAGCAGTAATAGGAGCTTATATTGGAGCATGGATGACTAGTTATATAAGTGCTACCCAGCTCAAAGTGATCTTCGGTGTCGTCCTCTTCTTAGTGGCAATAAAACTTTATCGTAAAAAGAGCAGAGAACCCCACGAAGTTGACTTAAACCAGGTAAAGCTAGACTACAAAATTGTCCCAATAGGAGGATTTATAGCTGGAATAGCAAGTGGGTTGCTTGGAATCGGCGGAGGGGCTATAAACGTGCCTTTTTTAACCTATATCGGACTGCCAATTCATTATGCAGTCGCTACATCAAGCTTCGCTATCGTGTTCACAGCTACGAGCGGAGCCTTGAAGCACTATATGCTTGGTAATGTCGAGGTAGAGTGGCTCCTTCTGCTTATCCCTGGTTTGATAGTTGGTGCCCAAATAGGAGCAAGAATAGCAAAAAGAACCAAAGCAAGCAGTTTGACGAAAGCTTTTGCAGTTATTATGGCGTTATTGGCACTCAGGATGATTCTTAAAGGACTTGGATATCCAATCCCTTGATTTTGTTTTTACACTTTTCTTTAAACTTATCAAAATTCCCCAAACTGGATAGAATTCTAAGCCCAAACTTATTAAAGATTCTAATCACAATTAAAATAAAAGAACGAAACGATATGAAACTTTCGTTTCGCCGAGTTCCTAAAGTGATGTACAATTCAACATACATTTGGGTGAGGGATTATGAAATTTAGTGGCCTTTGGTTGATGCTTATCTTAATTGGAGGTTTA comes from Thermococcus sp. EP1 and encodes:
- a CDS encoding ABC transporter permease, producing MKFRVIKGIILKDLKELRREKMALFWIFIFPLMWITLFGTMWGGESPPITVDVGVVYTNESAPFTAYDIIEIMRNVTLEETNLFNVLEFEDENSAVEALKSGKIDAVVIFPKGFGTNLTSGRQARVYLYFDKSDPQDYQIVSGVVKGFFGEMEKEMKRRNLEMQLEYMESYLPKGLIAEYNLTTEMIREYMLASAEPIVIEEKEVEGKTATPIQFYVTSFIGIQFLFATMLTVGAGTLEEIEKGTLRRIAASPATAWDFLMGKMLSTFLVIMISIIVGLAYAKFVFGETIVPSALGWIIIFIASLFSMSLGLAIAMGTRSIKSTTAVVNFISMPLLFLAGIVVPESVLPKWARPIANYFPLGRALKDFRLLEIYHRPASEIMPDVLWLSLATLGTLIIAVVLYNWAVKRLEV
- a CDS encoding ATP-binding cassette domain-containing protein, coding for MSAIKIKNLMKSYGNFLALKGINLEIEEGEIFALLGPNGAGKTTLIRILTEGLKFDSGEIGVFGEKLSKKTARLIGYVPQESISYDLLTVEENLAFYADLYDAPKERIKELIERFDLPAKKKAKELSGGFKRRLNLAISLLYEPKILILDEPSTGLDVPSRRQLWDLIKGFKAEGKTILLATHYMEEAEALADRIAIMNEGRVVAVGTADELKALIGEESIIQVEGILKGVEGIREVFPRLIEKSGTLRIHVRNSKEALPKIVELLISAGSEIKAIKVEEPTLEDVFLKLTGRALDEV
- a CDS encoding MBL fold metallo-hydrolase; this translates as MKIVIYDGANTIGGSKIHVEEGDNGLFLDFGMNFAKYSLYYEEFISERTARGIYDLWHLNLIPKLNIYRRDLIPRDLINEVPRYPKVPTSAVLISHAHLDHVGNVALLDESIPIVGSPTTIAILKALNDTSSGGSHFGMEIPYYKVKKNKDSEGYILEADRNSHYPSRKVILSEDISSFHDFLFYRPGQESSRAKKIIPNDVKTLDEEDLGFEIKAFTVDHSIYGATAYIIEGDISLAYTGDFRLHGKNGNKTRKFIKEAKNASVLITEGTRVGREEHENVSEQEVYKNALKIVEEAKGFVIADFSARNFERLESFKEIAEKTGRELIVTAKDAYFLHALIVTAKDA
- a CDS encoding MBL fold metallo-hydrolase RNA specificity domain-containing protein, encoding MVDGVDRLKGLRIYGNFKASQQKWEELVVWSNYAEYYVSPFEIRENQENYILCFSFYDMPHLLDIMPDGGTYIYSSSEAFGEEQEFSFLRLWNWLQYFGFEVHGFRIDGYGKPIFEKGLHASGHVSKEELRKVIDDIDPDYIIPVHTENPMWFKNKWDEKTVVLRNGKSWEV
- a CDS encoding DUF2357 domain-containing protein, whose translation is MCIEKGSEDERKLDLPFRIGSIGSNYWAFLRTNENQEHEIILFEWKKYEIEASEAKVTIPDLEDIKESKIHENTFTFTFKNYIGRSKLIIEDSNRKKQEFPIIVLSEKFGKITIETREVIDLKKITDIKGRKEAIGKLIERFNKLTQKLTDDITRISSSLNFSIRSPTAFTVYESDQPMNELFAYHYLRSNKERIIEAFETVIRRIKRNLIINEELLEFYEVDDISPETLVSLTQHPEYIIPTGEDIPVAKYLDGYVPTKVFGFRKYESFDTPENRFVKHFLKLLIEWAEKVINTFKGKVTVEPISEVLGELEFIMSDGIWDEIGEMTLFPYTSQTLLKGDGYKELLELYREFTSYVPFFDDLQRVIDNKDIAKLYEYWTFFRLVEELGKIFGKKELKITIEPTGELLEKEGKVYAKFDNGWRLYYNKRLTLRKWSYSVTLRPDFSLFNDDPSKKSTKLIGVFDAKFKLDIVDTEQERKDFDIESEEAEKSENHTARAKTGDIYKMHTYRDALGCRFAVVVYPGEGSIFFDVKNGKITKPSLDEILIGYVEGVGYLSFKPERR
- a CDS encoding McrB family protein, whose amino-acid sequence is MSRRIDEILSVLEEIKNIYSPERDLKEIRLEATKNVARREGVEIETVVDKYTRQLNLDTSGFDKLLTEWIVNNNPIPLMQRLLKYAVDEEDRKGIREFFGNSEKQVKRRDVIGIVANIAWAHNRWREFDGLDDKIREKYGFEYVKQTGFAHEWWNFYEDFDSEYYYGHIESRGKLSKFNSGGLILFISRNVDDNNFYFVGFYGDAEYSESGFRTGKTLRDLLPGDFKETLKNSIETGKISGKHADYLRTILFESPEEVTRKFRARKAHSAVFLEEGYVQISSADLGIKKFGQNKVIYIGENESIKPEKIFNLLLKAKHRHEDVLRTLKHDDVKREEVQSIIGKIDWVLKTCFRGGYFMNVDALKRILKEQKEGHSKEWAEIRDKTLKILQEMGNILLKEELKEEDISKFKKLRDRLPKPPWYQVEIENIGIKKYFTNIRGILQIVATVNSSNFENKLNEFEKLLINTTNKMSGINIGVLSVWMALVNPKFFMPTNNTTLPENLRKRVSMERFWGSDSDPRKFVEFIKVVNEIREELGIHSMAEVAYYLSKYKQENDKVSLNNYFASKGYYFPEHIIAQFYTALKTKGFVILSGLTGTGKTKIVQELAELLDNSKENLLFIPVRPDWRDSKALLGYYNPLNGEYQKTDLLEFILKAKKDYEQNKENAMPYFILLDEMNLAHVEYYFAEFLSVLESGWEDDRDDKWITRKGVPIHNNTWLHALQGIPQEINLPPNLYIIGTVNMDETTYSFSPKVLDRAFTIEFHDVKLDEYSKTFEKTNDEKEGYSALRNRILEDLRKNGKFLAVLKKEDIKPALNELKDKHNKYWQILQQLNEALEPYDLNFGYRVVDEIALFFINAKESWKKDIIHFENEDEIFDLALLMKILPKFHGNRKKLEKPLKEILKLCIKENEQITVKLKTDEKIRLPDDIDKLNSDVIVVMLGNWKKEEYEKYFRFKHTAKKVLRMLRQLYEIGFASFS